Proteins found in one Erythrobacter sp. 3-20A1M genomic segment:
- a CDS encoding PTS sugar transporter subunit IIA, translating to MYPSVRFHPDAVIEAAAGDKPAVLEAVADAMASVYGLDRETVLDSLVEREALGSTGFGNGIAIPHARMEGLERPLAAVIRLDGAVDFAAADAMPVDLVFGLLSPAQAGADHLHALAAISRMVRGEDMRRALIEAPSTEALYALITNATDRDAA from the coding sequence ATGTACCCCTCCGTGCGTTTCCATCCGGATGCCGTTATCGAAGCTGCTGCCGGGGACAAGCCTGCCGTCCTTGAGGCGGTCGCCGATGCTATGGCGAGCGTCTACGGGCTCGACCGGGAAACCGTACTGGACTCCTTGGTCGAGCGCGAAGCATTGGGGAGCACCGGGTTCGGGAACGGGATTGCGATACCCCATGCGCGGATGGAAGGGCTAGAGCGCCCCCTCGCCGCGGTGATCCGGCTGGATGGCGCGGTGGATTTCGCGGCGGCCGACGCGATGCCGGTCGATCTCGTCTTCGGGCTGCTTTCTCCGGCGCAGGCAGGTGCGGATCACCTGCACGCGCTTGCCGCCATTTCGCGCATGGTGCGGGGCGAGGATATGCGTCGCGCGCTGATCGAGGCACCCAGCACCGAGGCACTCTATGCCCTCATCACCAACGCCACGGACCGTGACGCCGCCTGA
- a CDS encoding CopD family protein: MQETLGLLYLWLKAGHIIFIVFWMAGLFILPRQMLYMHAAPPGSAEEALWAKRTRMLSKVILIPSIIVVWVLGLLLAQTIGAWDQGWFHGKLALVVLLSGYHGWMSANAKKMAKGARPLTERALRLWGEVPAVILALVVILVVVKPF, encoded by the coding sequence ATGCAGGAGACTCTCGGCTTGCTGTATCTCTGGCTCAAGGCCGGCCACATCATCTTCATCGTGTTCTGGATGGCGGGATTGTTCATCCTGCCGCGCCAGATGCTGTACATGCACGCCGCGCCCCCCGGTTCGGCGGAAGAGGCGCTGTGGGCGAAGCGTACGCGGATGCTGTCCAAGGTGATCCTGATCCCTTCGATCATCGTCGTGTGGGTGCTCGGGCTGTTGCTCGCGCAGACAATCGGGGCGTGGGATCAGGGCTGGTTCCATGGCAAGCTGGCGCTCGTCGTGCTCCTGTCCGGCTATCATGGCTGGATGAGCGCGAATGCGAAGAAGATGGCGAAGGGTGCGCGTCCGTTGACCGAACGCGCGTTGCGCCTGTGGGGCGAAGTGCCCGCGGTGATCCTGGCGCTGGTGGTGATCCTGGTCGTCGTCAAACCGTTCTGA
- a CDS encoding shikimate dehydrogenase, translating into MSVPYAEVIGDPIAQSKSPAIHGFWLAKLGIEAEYRATRVTPDDIGDFLAERREDPDWRGCNVTMPLKQMVQPNLHSIEEPAASIGAVNTICPVSDRLLAGYNTDAPGFLEPLRDRLGETHYFRMARILGTGGAARAIVSALAAEGFVIVLAGRDPAKARALLDELAPEGEHHAVDLAHFADPTDFAFDDREGCCDLIVNASPLGMRGQPPLAFDWSHAPPGAIAYDIVTDPMDTPFLQGAREAGFATIDGLSMLIGQAAFAFERFFGAKPPREHDAELRALLVR; encoded by the coding sequence ATGAGCGTTCCCTATGCCGAGGTTATCGGCGATCCCATCGCGCAGTCCAAGAGCCCGGCGATCCACGGCTTCTGGCTCGCCAAGCTCGGGATCGAGGCCGAATATCGGGCCACGCGCGTAACGCCGGACGACATCGGTGACTTTCTCGCCGAGCGCCGCGAGGATCCTGACTGGCGTGGCTGCAATGTCACCATGCCGCTCAAGCAAATGGTCCAGCCGAATCTCCATTCGATCGAGGAACCGGCCGCGTCGATCGGGGCGGTAAACACGATCTGTCCCGTGTCCGACCGGCTGCTGGCAGGGTACAATACCGACGCGCCCGGTTTTCTGGAGCCGCTCCGCGACAGGCTCGGCGAGACGCATTATTTCCGTATGGCGCGCATACTCGGCACCGGCGGGGCAGCGCGCGCGATCGTTTCGGCGCTGGCGGCCGAGGGTTTCGTCATCGTCCTGGCGGGCCGCGATCCGGCCAAGGCGCGCGCGCTTCTCGACGAGCTCGCTCCCGAAGGCGAGCACCACGCCGTCGATCTGGCGCATTTTGCAGACCCGACCGACTTCGCCTTCGACGATCGCGAGGGCTGCTGCGATCTCATCGTCAATGCCTCCCCTCTCGGTATGCGCGGGCAGCCTCCGCTCGCCTTCGACTGGAGCCACGCCCCGCCCGGCGCGATCGCCTACGATATCGTGACCGATCCGATGGATACGCCGTTCCTGCAGGGCGCGCGCGAAGCCGGGTTCGCCACGATCGACGGGCTTTCGATGCTGATCGGTCAGGCGGCCTTCGCCTTCGAACGGTTCTTCGGCGCGAAGCCACCGCGCGAACACGACGCCGAACTGCGCGCGCTGCTCGTTCGATGA
- a CDS encoding AAA family ATPase: MPEPVRVVITGAPGAGKSALLTELARRGYATVPEAARVILQQAGGMALRERKPQGFAHAMLEADLASHVAAKYSPTIFDRGFADIVGFLRLEGCQVGDEIIRAAKSSRYSGPIFRAPPWRDIYTRDDQRIQSWDEAVASDAAVCAAWREYGYELVDLPLTDIAGRADFLLTMAGG, translated from the coding sequence ATGCCCGAACCGGTGCGCGTGGTCATTACCGGCGCACCGGGCGCGGGCAAATCGGCTCTCCTTACGGAATTGGCGCGGCGTGGCTACGCGACCGTCCCGGAGGCCGCGCGGGTCATTCTGCAACAAGCGGGAGGCATGGCGCTAAGGGAAAGGAAGCCGCAAGGCTTCGCCCACGCCATGCTCGAGGCCGATCTCGCATCGCATGTTGCCGCGAAATACAGCCCGACCATCTTTGATCGTGGATTTGCCGATATCGTCGGCTTCCTGCGGCTGGAAGGGTGTCAGGTCGGCGACGAGATAATTCGCGCTGCCAAGAGCTCTCGCTATTCGGGGCCTATTTTCCGTGCCCCTCCCTGGCGCGATATTTACACACGCGACGATCAGCGCATTCAATCGTGGGACGAAGCAGTCGCGAGCGATGCAGCCGTCTGTGCGGCATGGCGCGAGTACGGCTACGAACTTGTCGATCTTCCACTGACCGATATCGCCGGGCGAGCCGACTTTCTCTTGACGATGGCGGGCGGCTAG
- a CDS encoding PaaI family thioesterase has product MPSSPTPRTVTPPDPSAGADGHHRALERLYAAAPVNALFTSSITIPAAGEARLTFSVDESVYHAAGAAHGTLYFKMLDDAAFYAANTLVTDRFLLTTSFNLHFTKPVRAGEVVAEGRWISGHKRILVAESRLVDADGDEIGRGTGTFMKSRIPLSSLPGYAKSAD; this is encoded by the coding sequence ATGCCCTCATCACCAACGCCACGGACCGTGACGCCGCCTGACCCTTCCGCGGGCGCGGACGGCCACCATCGCGCGCTGGAGCGCCTCTATGCGGCTGCGCCGGTCAATGCGCTGTTCACCTCATCGATAACCATCCCCGCGGCAGGGGAGGCCAGGCTTACCTTCTCCGTCGATGAAAGCGTGTATCATGCGGCGGGCGCGGCGCACGGTACGCTCTATTTCAAGATGCTGGACGATGCGGCCTTTTATGCCGCGAACACCCTGGTGACTGATCGTTTTCTGCTGACCACGTCCTTCAACCTGCATTTTACCAAGCCCGTTCGGGCCGGAGAAGTGGTGGCGGAAGGGCGCTGGATCAGCGGGCACAAGCGGATCCTCGTGGCGGAATCGCGACTGGTCGACGCCGATGGCGATGAGATCGGGAGGGGGACGGGTACCTTCATGAAATCGCGCATCCCGCTCTCCTCGCTGCCGGGCTATGCAAAAAGCGCGGACTAG
- a CDS encoding DUF1491 family protein, giving the protein MDSRLPTHLEVAAIRRLAEAHGGTAMVIAKGDRDAGSILILTVNRGADPQYLERMPQLDGGRTWTVIPEQTVEKYNDYGLERHAQDPDLWVIEVGVADGPQFAAILPH; this is encoded by the coding sequence ATGGATAGTCGCCTTCCCACTCACCTGGAGGTTGCCGCTATTCGGCGGCTGGCGGAGGCGCACGGCGGGACCGCAATGGTTATTGCCAAAGGTGACCGGGACGCCGGATCGATCCTTATATTAACCGTAAATCGTGGTGCCGATCCGCAATATTTGGAAAGGATGCCGCAGCTCGACGGAGGCCGGACTTGGACAGTAATTCCCGAGCAAACCGTTGAAAAATATAATGATTATGGATTGGAGCGGCATGCCCAAGACCCTGATCTCTGGGTGATCGAAGTGGGTGTCGCAGACGGGCCACAGTTCGCCGCAATTCTGCCGCATTAA
- the dnaQ gene encoding DNA polymerase III subunit epsilon: MREIVFDTETTGLDPRTGDRLVEIGCVELVNRVATGEVFHAYFNPERDMPAEAEAVHGLSAVFLSDKPLFRDGVTALLEFIGEDPLVAHNAGFDFGFLNAELALCELPAVSMGRMVDTVALARRKHPGAKLSLDALCTRYGIDRSHRVKHGALLDAELLAQLYVELTGGRQIGLGLDAELESAASTIAVAGARVERGPRRQPRPHVASEAELAAHRAFLARLNDPLWSR, from the coding sequence ATGCGCGAAATCGTATTCGATACCGAAACCACCGGCCTCGATCCCCGAACCGGCGACCGCCTGGTCGAAATCGGCTGCGTCGAACTGGTCAACCGCGTCGCCACCGGCGAAGTGTTCCACGCCTACTTCAATCCCGAGCGCGACATGCCGGCGGAAGCGGAAGCGGTGCACGGCCTGTCGGCGGTCTTCCTGTCGGACAAGCCGCTGTTTCGCGATGGCGTGACGGCGCTGCTCGAGTTCATCGGCGAGGATCCCCTCGTCGCCCACAATGCCGGCTTCGATTTCGGTTTTCTCAATGCCGAACTGGCGCTGTGCGAATTGCCTGCCGTATCGATGGGGCGGATGGTCGACACGGTCGCGCTCGCACGGCGCAAGCATCCTGGCGCGAAGCTGTCGCTCGATGCGCTGTGCACCCGCTACGGGATCGATCGTAGCCACCGCGTGAAGCACGGGGCGCTGCTCGATGCCGAATTGCTCGCCCAGCTTTACGTGGAGCTGACCGGTGGGCGGCAGATCGGCCTGGGGCTCGACGCCGAACTGGAAAGCGCGGCCAGCACGATCGCAGTCGCCGGCGCGCGGGTCGAGCGCGGGCCACGACGCCAACCCCGCCCCCATGTAGCAAGCGAGGCGGAACTGGCGGCACACCGCGCATTTCTCGCTCGTCTCAACGATCCGTTGTGGAGCCGCTAG
- a CDS encoding FMN-binding glutamate synthase family protein: MWRYTTPLLLLVLCALFAWVWPWALILVAPLAVIAIWDFFQNNHTLRRNYPLVSRIRWIMEDLRPFARAYIVEDEMEGRPFSHQERALVYARAKGDLDDHPFGTELDVYSDEYEWMSHSIVPRSDLPEFWRLDIGGPQCEKPYNSALLNISAMSFGSLSANAIEALNLGAKQGDFAHDTGEGSISRYHRKHGGDLIWELGSGYFGCRREDGGFDPDRFAEQANTDQVKMIEIKLSQGAKPGHGGVLPGEKVTEEIAEARGVKVGETCVSPAAHSTFSTPIEMLEWAASLREMSGGKPVGIKLCVGQPHEVLAIAKAMLETGILLDFINVDGAEGGTGAAPLELSNSVGMPLREGQILVRNALVGTGLKDKIKIANAGKIHSGAQMAKSFALGADYCNAARPFMFALGCVQSLRCHTGQCPTGVATQEEWRQQGLVISDKAPRVARFQRATVKSLREIVVAMGLESPWDINQCDLRERLNAARSDAVDHIYEFVEEGALIENPRATTLNRMWELARADSFRRAG; this comes from the coding sequence ATGTGGCGTTACACCACTCCGCTGCTCCTGCTGGTCCTGTGCGCGCTGTTCGCATGGGTTTGGCCTTGGGCGCTGATCCTCGTTGCGCCGTTAGCGGTGATCGCGATATGGGATTTCTTTCAGAACAATCATACACTTAGGCGGAACTATCCGCTGGTGTCGAGAATCCGCTGGATCATGGAGGACCTGCGGCCCTTCGCCCGCGCCTATATCGTCGAGGACGAGATGGAGGGCCGGCCCTTCTCGCACCAGGAGCGCGCCCTCGTCTACGCCCGGGCGAAGGGCGATCTCGACGATCATCCCTTCGGCACCGAGCTGGACGTCTATTCCGACGAATATGAGTGGATGAGCCACTCGATCGTGCCCCGCAGCGACCTGCCGGAATTCTGGCGGCTCGATATTGGCGGACCGCAATGCGAGAAGCCGTACAATTCCGCGCTGCTCAATATCTCCGCCATGAGCTTCGGCTCGCTGTCCGCCAATGCGATCGAGGCGCTCAACCTCGGCGCAAAGCAGGGCGATTTCGCGCACGACACCGGGGAAGGCTCGATCAGCCGCTATCACCGCAAGCATGGGGGCGACCTGATCTGGGAGCTGGGCAGCGGCTATTTCGGCTGCCGCCGCGAAGATGGCGGGTTCGACCCGGATCGCTTCGCCGAGCAGGCGAATACCGATCAGGTCAAGATGATCGAGATCAAACTGAGCCAGGGAGCCAAGCCCGGGCACGGCGGCGTGTTGCCGGGCGAAAAGGTGACCGAGGAAATCGCCGAGGCGCGGGGCGTGAAGGTCGGGGAAACCTGTGTCTCGCCCGCCGCGCATTCGACCTTCTCCACCCCGATCGAGATGCTCGAATGGGCTGCGTCCCTGCGCGAGATGTCGGGCGGAAAGCCGGTGGGAATAAAGCTGTGCGTAGGCCAGCCGCACGAGGTGCTGGCAATCGCCAAGGCAATGCTGGAAACCGGCATCCTGCTCGACTTCATTAATGTCGATGGAGCGGAAGGTGGCACCGGGGCGGCACCGCTGGAGCTATCCAACAGCGTCGGCATGCCGCTGCGCGAAGGGCAGATCCTGGTGCGCAACGCGCTGGTCGGGACCGGCCTGAAGGACAAGATCAAGATCGCCAATGCGGGCAAGATCCACTCGGGCGCGCAGATGGCGAAATCCTTCGCGCTGGGCGCCGATTACTGCAACGCCGCCCGCCCCTTCATGTTTGCGCTCGGCTGCGTCCAGTCGCTGCGGTGCCATACGGGCCAGTGTCCGACCGGCGTCGCGACGCAGGAGGAATGGCGCCAGCAGGGGCTGGTCATTTCCGACAAAGCGCCGCGCGTCGCCCGCTTCCAGCGCGCAACAGTGAAGTCGCTGCGCGAGATCGTGGTCGCGATGGGGCTGGAATCCCCGTGGGACATCAACCAGTGCGATCTGCGCGAACGCCTCAACGCTGCCCGGTCCGACGCGGTCGACCATATCTACGAGTTCGTCGAGGAAGGCGCGCTGATCGAGAACCCGCGCGCGACGACGCTCAACCGGATGTGGGAACTGGCGCGGGCCGACAGCTTCCGACGGGCGGGCTAG
- a CDS encoding pyruvate, water dikinase regulatory protein, with product MSRMHLHLLSDSTGETLEMVAKAALAQFENIDVIRHFWPMVRSRQHLDRIAPELAESPGLVLYTLVNPDTRAALEHHCRELSLPSVDALENVVDSLERQLGQEAHGRPGRQHRMDEAYFDRVDAIQYTIAHDDGVGWEEWEEADIVLAGVSRSSKTPTSIYLANRGFKVANIPLVMESPPPPALFGLRHPLVVGLTTAPDRLVQIRRNRLLSLNEATETAYVEKERVSEEVRFARRLFADNNWPVIDVTRRSIEETAAAVISIFTERKERVKPGEKPI from the coding sequence ATGAGCCGCATGCATTTGCACCTCCTTTCGGATTCCACCGGCGAGACACTCGAAATGGTGGCGAAGGCCGCGCTGGCCCAGTTCGAGAATATCGATGTGATACGCCATTTCTGGCCGATGGTGCGATCGCGCCAGCATCTCGACCGGATCGCGCCCGAACTCGCTGAGAGCCCGGGGCTGGTGCTCTATACGCTGGTCAATCCCGATACCCGCGCCGCGTTGGAACATCATTGCCGGGAACTGTCCCTTCCCTCCGTGGATGCGCTCGAAAACGTTGTCGATTCGCTCGAACGGCAATTGGGGCAAGAGGCGCATGGCCGGCCCGGTCGCCAGCACCGCATGGACGAGGCGTATTTCGACCGGGTCGATGCGATCCAGTACACGATCGCGCACGACGACGGGGTCGGCTGGGAGGAGTGGGAAGAGGCGGATATCGTGCTCGCCGGCGTTTCGCGCAGTTCGAAGACGCCGACGAGCATCTATCTTGCCAATCGCGGCTTCAAGGTGGCGAATATTCCATTGGTGATGGAAAGCCCGCCCCCGCCCGCGCTGTTCGGATTGCGCCATCCGCTGGTCGTCGGCCTCACGACCGCGCCCGACCGGCTGGTCCAGATCAGGCGAAACCGTCTGCTTTCGCTGAACGAAGCGACCGAAACCGCCTATGTGGAGAAGGAGCGGGTGTCGGAAGAGGTACGGTTCGCACGGCGCCTGTTCGCCGACAACAACTGGCCGGTGATCGACGTCACGCGTCGGTCGATCGAGGAAACCGCCGCGGCGGTGATCAGTATCTTCACCGAACGCAAGGAACGCGTGAAGCCCGGGGAGAAGCCGATCTGA
- the coaE gene encoding dephospho-CoA kinase (Dephospho-CoA kinase (CoaE) performs the final step in coenzyme A biosynthesis.) has translation MTEPMIVGLTGSIGMGKSTVAAMFEAAGVPVFDADAVVRALQGPDGELVAAIEAAFPSSTGDGGVSREALGALVFSNPVALQELEGIVHPAVAKKRAEFLARHRDAPLIVFDIPLLFEKGGHEAVDRVVVVSAPEEIQRCRVLARAGMTETKFAHILALQVPDAEKRKRADHVIDTGVPLAQTEAAIRDLVEELRAIHAAGD, from the coding sequence ATGACGGAGCCGATGATCGTCGGTCTCACCGGCTCGATCGGAATGGGCAAATCGACCGTCGCCGCCATGTTCGAGGCGGCCGGGGTGCCAGTGTTCGATGCCGATGCGGTGGTGCGGGCGTTGCAAGGGCCGGATGGCGAACTGGTTGCCGCGATCGAGGCTGCCTTCCCCAGTTCGACCGGCGATGGGGGCGTTTCACGTGAAGCATTGGGCGCGCTGGTTTTCTCCAATCCGGTGGCGCTCCAGGAATTGGAGGGGATCGTCCACCCGGCCGTGGCCAAGAAAAGAGCGGAATTTCTCGCGCGCCATCGCGATGCGCCGCTGATCGTGTTCGATATTCCGCTATTGTTTGAAAAGGGCGGGCATGAGGCGGTCGATCGCGTGGTGGTGGTTTCCGCGCCGGAAGAGATACAACGCTGCCGAGTACTGGCCCGGGCAGGCATGACTGAGACGAAGTTTGCGCACATACTGGCCCTTCAGGTGCCCGACGCCGAGAAACGCAAACGGGCGGATCACGTGATCGATACCGGCGTCCCCCTCGCACAGACCGAGGCGGCGATACGTGATCTGGTGGAGGAATTGCGCGCAATCCACGCCGCCGGGGACTGA
- the hpf gene encoding ribosome hibernation-promoting factor, HPF/YfiA family, translated as MDIRVSGHQIDTGSALQDHATDRLNAIVEKYFTQALSSHVTFGKAGSAISCDIVAHVMHGLVIKAHGEAHDAHQALDQATAKLDKQLRRYKRRLQDRHTQASHTQAEEEAAYRIFAANEAENDDEDEAADAPLVVAETKTDVPEASVADAVMMLDLRDTAALFFKNAGTGRHNMVYRRRDGTIGWVEPH; from the coding sequence ATGGATATTCGCGTTTCGGGCCACCAGATCGATACCGGTTCAGCGCTTCAGGATCATGCGACGGATCGCCTGAACGCCATCGTCGAGAAATATTTCACCCAGGCCCTGTCGTCCCACGTCACGTTCGGCAAAGCGGGTAGCGCAATTTCCTGCGACATCGTGGCGCATGTGATGCACGGTCTCGTGATCAAGGCGCATGGCGAGGCCCATGACGCGCATCAGGCGCTGGATCAGGCCACGGCGAAGCTCGACAAGCAGCTACGCCGCTACAAGCGCCGGTTGCAGGACCGCCACACGCAGGCATCGCATACCCAGGCGGAAGAGGAAGCGGCCTATCGCATATTCGCGGCCAACGAAGCCGAGAATGACGACGAGGATGAAGCCGCCGACGCGCCGCTGGTGGTTGCCGAGACCAAGACCGACGTGCCCGAAGCGAGCGTGGCCGACGCCGTCATGATGCTTGACCTGCGCGACACGGCTGCGCTGTTTTTCAAAAATGCTGGCACCGGGCGACACAATATGGTCTATCGCCGCCGCGACGGTACGATCGGTTGGGTCGAACCGCACTAG
- a CDS encoding Maf family protein: MTEYPALLLASKSESRRAMLGAAGIPFESWPADVDERALEAAMEDAEPAEVAQALAAAKAAAISHDHPGRLVLGSDSLVEVDDRRFDKPASRIEAAEHLRFFSGKTMRLHSAAALAVDGRIEWIGGDMASLQVRALSDEFIEGYLRAEWPAVAGCVGVFRIEGRGVQLFDAIIGDQFTVLGLPLLQVLAALRDRGAIAA; the protein is encoded by the coding sequence CTGACCGAATATCCCGCCCTGCTCCTCGCATCGAAGAGCGAATCGCGCCGGGCCATGCTGGGCGCGGCGGGCATCCCGTTCGAATCGTGGCCCGCCGATGTGGACGAGCGGGCGCTCGAGGCGGCGATGGAGGATGCCGAACCGGCCGAAGTGGCGCAGGCGCTTGCCGCGGCCAAGGCGGCGGCGATCTCGCACGATCATCCCGGACGGCTGGTGCTGGGCAGCGACAGCCTGGTGGAGGTCGACGACCGCCGCTTCGACAAGCCCGCTTCGCGCATCGAGGCCGCGGAGCATCTGCGCTTCTTCTCCGGCAAGACGATGCGTCTGCACAGTGCCGCTGCGCTGGCGGTCGATGGCCGGATCGAATGGATCGGCGGTGATATGGCAAGCTTGCAGGTGCGTGCGCTGTCCGACGAATTCATCGAAGGCTATCTGCGTGCCGAATGGCCGGCGGTTGCCGGATGCGTCGGCGTGTTCCGGATCGAGGGGCGCGGGGTGCAATTGTTCGATGCCATCATCGGCGACCAGTTCACCGTGCTCGGCTTGCCGCTGCTCCAGGTGCTGGCCGCGCTGCGCGATCGCGGGGCGATTGCTGCATGA
- the rho gene encoding transcription termination factor Rho yields MHLKELKAKAPADLVSMAEELGVEGASTMRRQDLMFCILRELAEDEEYDEKIMGVGTIEVLQDGFGFLRSPEANYLAGPDDIYVSPNQVRKWGLRTGDTVEGEIRAPREGERYFALTSLKSVNFDDPEAVRMRTNFDNLTPLYPEEKLTLDNVDPTVKDKSARVIDIISPQGKGQRALIVAPPRTGKTVLLQNIAKAITDNHPEVFLLVLLVDERPEEVTDMQRSVNGEVISSTFDEPAQRHVQVAEMVIEKAKRLVEHKKDVVILLDSITRLGRAYNTVVPSSGKVLTGGVDANALQRPKRFFGAARNIEEGGSLSIIATALIDTGSRMDEVIFEEFKGTGNSEIVLDRKVADKRIFPALDVGKSGTRKEELLVDKDNLSKMWVLRRILMQMGTIDSMEFLLDKMKDSKSNEDFFATMNQ; encoded by the coding sequence ATGCATCTCAAGGAACTCAAAGCGAAGGCCCCGGCCGACCTCGTCTCGATGGCCGAGGAACTGGGCGTCGAAGGTGCCTCCACCATGCGCCGGCAGGACCTCATGTTCTGCATCCTGCGCGAACTGGCGGAGGACGAGGAATACGACGAAAAGATCATGGGCGTGGGCACTATCGAGGTGCTGCAGGACGGCTTCGGCTTTCTGCGCAGCCCCGAGGCGAACTATCTCGCCGGTCCCGATGACATCTACGTCTCCCCCAACCAGGTCCGCAAATGGGGCCTGCGCACGGGCGACACGGTCGAGGGCGAAATCCGCGCCCCGCGCGAGGGAGAGCGCTATTTCGCTCTCACGAGCCTCAAGAGCGTCAATTTCGACGATCCGGAGGCGGTGCGCATGCGGACCAATTTCGACAATCTCACGCCGCTCTATCCGGAAGAAAAGCTGACGCTCGACAATGTCGATCCGACGGTGAAGGACAAGAGCGCACGGGTGATCGACATCATCAGCCCCCAGGGCAAGGGCCAGCGCGCACTGATCGTCGCGCCGCCGCGCACGGGTAAGACCGTGCTGCTGCAGAACATCGCCAAGGCGATCACCGACAACCATCCGGAAGTGTTCCTGCTGGTGCTGCTGGTCGACGAGCGGCCCGAGGAAGTCACCGACATGCAGCGTTCGGTGAATGGCGAGGTGATTTCCTCGACCTTCGACGAACCGGCGCAGCGGCACGTCCAGGTCGCCGAGATGGTGATCGAGAAGGCGAAGCGGCTGGTCGAACACAAGAAGGATGTCGTCATCCTGCTCGACTCCATCACCCGCCTCGGCCGGGCCTACAACACCGTGGTGCCCAGTTCGGGCAAGGTGCTGACCGGCGGTGTCGACGCCAATGCGCTCCAGCGGCCCAAGCGCTTCTTCGGTGCCGCGCGCAATATCGAGGAGGGCGGCTCGCTCTCCATCATCGCCACCGCGCTGATCGATACCGGCAGCCGCATGGACGAGGTGATCTTCGAAGAGTTCAAGGGCACCGGTAACAGCGAAATCGTGCTTGATCGCAAGGTCGCGGACAAGCGCATCTTCCCGGCGCTCGACGTCGGCAAGTCCGGTACCCGCAAGGAAGAGCTGCTGGTCGACAAGGACAATCTGTCCAAGATGTGGGTCCTGCGCCGGATCCTGATGCAGATGGGCACGATCGACTCGATGGAATTCCTCCTCGACAAGATGAAGGATTCCAAGAGCAACGAAGACTTCTTCGCGACGATGAATCAGTAG
- the hemE gene encoding uroporphyrinogen decarboxylase: MPGPLLDTLRGTRGSTVPLWLMRQAGRYLPEYRELRAEKGGFLDLVYDSEAACEVTLQPIRRFGFDGAILFSDILIVPYAMGQDLRFLAGEGPQLSPPLKDTALDTLTSDRTRLDAIYDTVRQVRAALDDRTTLLGFAGSPWTVATYMIAGEGSRDQHAARAMAYRDAERLGEIVDAIARLTVEYLIGQIDAGAEGVQLFDSWAGSLAPDQFERWVVAPNAWIVEQLRAARPDVPIIGFPKGAGEKLPLYARETGVDALGLDETIDPRWAAANLPRELPVQGNLDPLLILAGGDAMVERTREILSAFADRPHVFNLGHGIDRRTPIAHVERLVATVRDWQG, translated from the coding sequence ATGCCCGGACCTCTCCTCGACACGCTGCGCGGCACGCGCGGTTCCACCGTTCCGCTCTGGCTCATGCGGCAGGCCGGTCGGTACCTGCCCGAATATCGCGAATTGCGGGCGGAAAAGGGCGGGTTCCTCGACCTCGTCTACGACAGCGAGGCGGCGTGCGAGGTGACGCTGCAGCCGATCCGGCGCTTCGGCTTCGACGGGGCGATCCTGTTTTCCGATATCCTGATCGTGCCCTACGCGATGGGACAGGACCTGCGCTTCCTGGCGGGGGAGGGCCCGCAGCTTTCGCCGCCGCTGAAGGACACCGCACTCGATACCCTGACGAGCGACCGCACCCGGCTGGACGCGATCTACGATACCGTCCGCCAGGTACGCGCCGCGCTGGACGACCGGACGACCCTGCTGGGCTTCGCGGGCAGCCCGTGGACCGTCGCGACCTACATGATCGCGGGCGAGGGGAGCCGCGACCAGCATGCCGCCCGGGCCATGGCCTATCGCGATGCGGAGCGCCTTGGCGAGATCGTCGACGCCATCGCACGGCTGACGGTGGAATATCTGATCGGCCAGATCGATGCCGGGGCGGAAGGGGTACAACTGTTCGACAGTTGGGCCGGCAGTCTCGCGCCCGACCAGTTCGAACGCTGGGTGGTCGCGCCCAATGCCTGGATCGTCGAGCAATTGCGTGCGGCGCGGCCCGACGTCCCGATCATCGGCTTTCCAAAGGGCGCCGGCGAGAAACTGCCCCTCTATGCGCGCGAAACCGGAGTCGATGCGCTGGGCCTGGACGAGACGATCGATCCGCGCTGGGCGGCGGCCAATCTGCCGCGCGAGCTGCCGGTTCAGGGCAATCTCGATCCGCTGCTGATTCTCGCTGGCGGCGATGCCATGGTGGAGCGTACGCGGGAGATCCTCTCTGCCTTCGCCGACCGTCCGCATGTGTTCAATCTGGGCCACGGGATCGACCGGCGCACGCCGATCGCGCATGTCGAGCGGCTGGTTGCGACGGTTCGCGATTGGCAGGGCTGA